CAGATCATCGGACGTCGTGTCGGTCTCGGGTTTGAAATAGTCGGTCACCCGCTTCGCCCCCTCGGTCCCCTTGGCCGTCTTGACCGCGAACGCCTGAAAGCTCTGGTCGTTGATCGCGCCCACCAGGTAGACGTGCTTCAGAAAACAGTACACATGGACCTTCAGAGCCATCTTGGAATCCTTGTCCGCGAGCTTTCCCTTGATGGACAGCGAGATCTTCTTGTCAGCCGCCTGATCACCCACGCTGCGTTCGTCCCGGGCGCTTCCGTAGATGGCTCCCCAAGGGGTCCAGGCCAGGGAGGAGAAAGCGAGACAGAGAATCAGCAGAGTTGGTCCGAGTGGTGTGTAATACCGCATGGTTCCTCCTTGTCAGTCATGTGGATAACTCTGTGGAAAAAAGTTCGGTTTTCATTTTTTCCGGCTTGACACAGGGCAAAGGCATATTATTTATGGTAAGCGTTGAGAAATTGAAATCAGTCAGCATCAAGGAAAACGATTCTAATGGAATATAGAGACTACTACAAACTTCTCGGAGTGTCCC
The sequence above is a segment of the uncultured Pseudodesulfovibrio sp. genome. Coding sequences within it:
- a CDS encoding BON domain-containing protein; translated protein: MRYYTPLGPTLLILCLAFSSLAWTPWGAIYGSARDERSVGDQAADKKISLSIKGKLADKDSKMALKVHVYCFLKHVYLVGAINDQSFQAFAVKTAKGTEGAKRVTDYFKPETDTTSDDLKLAAKVRTELIGNGDLSSTQIEQEVMNGEVVLLGMIRSKADAALAVKVAKGVKGVRKVTSFLISPK